From Onychostoma macrolepis isolate SWU-2019 chromosome 19, ASM1243209v1, whole genome shotgun sequence, a single genomic window includes:
- the pygo2 gene encoding pygopus homolog 2 isoform X1: protein MAGQQAGQSQGKRGKGSQMKSPEKKKRKSNAQGAAFSHLSEFAPPPTPMVDHLVASNPFDDDFGPPSRSGGGGGPGSASFLPSPGGGGGGYGGPGRMGGGMGFMGSPGGPGGGQPGRRPPFGPPTPNTGPHHPLGFGGMPGFGGGGGGGGGGGGFPPGGPSQFNMPPNFSPPMHPGQGFNPMLSPGGMGGGPGGGGGPPHPRFGMPQQQPPHGQGGHPFNSPPLPGGPGPRGPPHGPMNPMGGMGGGMNMMGMGGGGGGGNMVGGHPGMPPQGQFPPPQDGPYPGTSPPVGEEGKNFGGPGGGPPVPSQQQPPNLNPSGPPSNNATPGPSPAPGPSQPGGGFPGHPDVQQPNPNTPGQPQSAPQPPNPNSSPTGPHNGPQPQQAPTNQHPPPNSTGGPGPNTPSNQQQPTPPNSAPGSVAYNQQNNAPGGPMPNQPPNSNQNNLNNSSGGNTPGSNPNPPSNSNSTPNTQSPLPSGPAPPSAGPGSGPPKLGGGMVFPCGLCMSEVHDDQEAILCEASCQRWFHRDCTGLTEPAYGLLTRESAAVWACDFCLKTKEIQAVYVRQGLGQLVAANDG from the exons ATGGCGGGACAGCAGGCGGGACAGAGTCAAGGAAAACGAGGCAAAG GTTCCCAGATGAAGAGCCCAGAGAAAAAGAAGAGGAAGTCCAACGCTCAG GGGGCAGCATTCTCCCACCTCTCTGAGTTTGCACCCCCTCCTACTCCGATGGTTGATCACCTGGTGGCCTCTAACCCTTTTGATGATGACTTTGGTCCGCCGTCGCGATCTGGTGGAGGGGGTGGTCCAGGTAGTGCCTCTTTTCTGCCCAGTCCAGGGGGTGGTGGAGGTGGCTACGGTGGACCCGGTCGAATGGGAGGAGGTATGGGATTCATGGGCAGCCCAGGTGGACCTGGAGGTGGACAGCCTGGCCGACGACCCCCTTTCGGTCCGCCAACACCGAATACTGGACCACACCACCCACTCGGATTTGGGGGAATGCCGGGCTTTGGAGGTGGTGGAGGCGgaggaggtggtggaggaggaTTTCCACCAGGAGGCCCATCCCAGTTTAACATGCCACCCAATTTCAGCCCACCCATGCACCCTGGGCAGGGCTTCAATCCAATGTTGTCACCTGGAGGTATGGGTGGCGGTCCAGGAGGTGGAGGTGGTCCACCTCATCCAAGGTTTGGGATGCCTCAGCAGCAGCCTCCACATGGACAAGGTGGCCATCCCTTCAACAGTCCACCCTTACCTGGCGGCCCTGGCCCTCGTGGGCCTCCGCATGGCCCCATGAACCCTATGGGGGGTATGGGAGGAGGAATGAACATGATGGGCATGGGTGGCGGAGGTGGTGGGGGTAATATGGTGGGTGGACATCCAGGTATGCCTCCACAAGGACAGTTCCCTCCTCCACAAGATGGCCCGTACCCTGGAACAAGTCCTCCTGTTGGTGAAGAGGGAAAGAACTTTGGTGGTCCAGGTGGTGGTCCACCTGTTCCCTCTCAACAGCAACCACCTAACCTTAACCCCTCCGGTCCTCCATCCAACAATGCCACCCCTGGTCCATCCCCTGCCCCTGGACCCTCACAGCCTGGAGGAGGTTTCCCAGGTCATCCAGATGTCCAACAACCCAACCCCAACACACCAGGACAACCCCAGTCGGCTCCTCAACCCCCCAATCCCAACTCGTCCCCCACTGGCCCCCATAACGGTCCCCAGCCTCAACAAGCACCAACCAATCAGCATCCTCCACCCAACTCCACTGGTGGCCCTGGCCCCAACACCCCATCCAACCAGCAACAACCAACGCCACCAAACTCTGCTCCAGGTTCAGTGGCCTACAACCAGCAGAACAATGCTCCTGGAGGTCCAATGCCAAACCAGCCACCCAACTCCAACCAGAACAACCTTAACAACAGCAGTGGTGGCAACACCCCAGGTAGCAACCCCAATCCTCCATCCAACTCCAACTCCACACCCAACACCCAATCCCCGCTTCCCAGTGGGCCCGCTCCACCCTCTGCTGGCCCGGGCTCCGGTCCCCCAAAGCTAGGTGGAGGCATGGTGTTCCCTTGTGGCCTCTGCATGTCAGAAGTGCATGATGACCAAGAGGCCATCTTGTGTGAGGCCTCCTGCCAACGATGGTTCCATAGAGACTGCACAGGCCTAACTGAGCCAGCGTATGGGCTGCTAACCAGGGAGAGCGCCGCGGTGTGGGCTTGCGACTTCTGCCTCAAGACAAAGGAGATTCAAGCTGTTTATGTGCGCCAGGGACTAGGACAGCTGGTGGCTGCAAATGATGGCTAA
- the pygo2 gene encoding pygopus homolog 2 isoform X2 has protein sequence MKSPEKKKRKSNAQGAAFSHLSEFAPPPTPMVDHLVASNPFDDDFGPPSRSGGGGGPGSASFLPSPGGGGGGYGGPGRMGGGMGFMGSPGGPGGGQPGRRPPFGPPTPNTGPHHPLGFGGMPGFGGGGGGGGGGGGFPPGGPSQFNMPPNFSPPMHPGQGFNPMLSPGGMGGGPGGGGGPPHPRFGMPQQQPPHGQGGHPFNSPPLPGGPGPRGPPHGPMNPMGGMGGGMNMMGMGGGGGGGNMVGGHPGMPPQGQFPPPQDGPYPGTSPPVGEEGKNFGGPGGGPPVPSQQQPPNLNPSGPPSNNATPGPSPAPGPSQPGGGFPGHPDVQQPNPNTPGQPQSAPQPPNPNSSPTGPHNGPQPQQAPTNQHPPPNSTGGPGPNTPSNQQQPTPPNSAPGSVAYNQQNNAPGGPMPNQPPNSNQNNLNNSSGGNTPGSNPNPPSNSNSTPNTQSPLPSGPAPPSAGPGSGPPKLGGGMVFPCGLCMSEVHDDQEAILCEASCQRWFHRDCTGLTEPAYGLLTRESAAVWACDFCLKTKEIQAVYVRQGLGQLVAANDG, from the exons ATGAAGAGCCCAGAGAAAAAGAAGAGGAAGTCCAACGCTCAG GGGGCAGCATTCTCCCACCTCTCTGAGTTTGCACCCCCTCCTACTCCGATGGTTGATCACCTGGTGGCCTCTAACCCTTTTGATGATGACTTTGGTCCGCCGTCGCGATCTGGTGGAGGGGGTGGTCCAGGTAGTGCCTCTTTTCTGCCCAGTCCAGGGGGTGGTGGAGGTGGCTACGGTGGACCCGGTCGAATGGGAGGAGGTATGGGATTCATGGGCAGCCCAGGTGGACCTGGAGGTGGACAGCCTGGCCGACGACCCCCTTTCGGTCCGCCAACACCGAATACTGGACCACACCACCCACTCGGATTTGGGGGAATGCCGGGCTTTGGAGGTGGTGGAGGCGgaggaggtggtggaggaggaTTTCCACCAGGAGGCCCATCCCAGTTTAACATGCCACCCAATTTCAGCCCACCCATGCACCCTGGGCAGGGCTTCAATCCAATGTTGTCACCTGGAGGTATGGGTGGCGGTCCAGGAGGTGGAGGTGGTCCACCTCATCCAAGGTTTGGGATGCCTCAGCAGCAGCCTCCACATGGACAAGGTGGCCATCCCTTCAACAGTCCACCCTTACCTGGCGGCCCTGGCCCTCGTGGGCCTCCGCATGGCCCCATGAACCCTATGGGGGGTATGGGAGGAGGAATGAACATGATGGGCATGGGTGGCGGAGGTGGTGGGGGTAATATGGTGGGTGGACATCCAGGTATGCCTCCACAAGGACAGTTCCCTCCTCCACAAGATGGCCCGTACCCTGGAACAAGTCCTCCTGTTGGTGAAGAGGGAAAGAACTTTGGTGGTCCAGGTGGTGGTCCACCTGTTCCCTCTCAACAGCAACCACCTAACCTTAACCCCTCCGGTCCTCCATCCAACAATGCCACCCCTGGTCCATCCCCTGCCCCTGGACCCTCACAGCCTGGAGGAGGTTTCCCAGGTCATCCAGATGTCCAACAACCCAACCCCAACACACCAGGACAACCCCAGTCGGCTCCTCAACCCCCCAATCCCAACTCGTCCCCCACTGGCCCCCATAACGGTCCCCAGCCTCAACAAGCACCAACCAATCAGCATCCTCCACCCAACTCCACTGGTGGCCCTGGCCCCAACACCCCATCCAACCAGCAACAACCAACGCCACCAAACTCTGCTCCAGGTTCAGTGGCCTACAACCAGCAGAACAATGCTCCTGGAGGTCCAATGCCAAACCAGCCACCCAACTCCAACCAGAACAACCTTAACAACAGCAGTGGTGGCAACACCCCAGGTAGCAACCCCAATCCTCCATCCAACTCCAACTCCACACCCAACACCCAATCCCCGCTTCCCAGTGGGCCCGCTCCACCCTCTGCTGGCCCGGGCTCCGGTCCCCCAAAGCTAGGTGGAGGCATGGTGTTCCCTTGTGGCCTCTGCATGTCAGAAGTGCATGATGACCAAGAGGCCATCTTGTGTGAGGCCTCCTGCCAACGATGGTTCCATAGAGACTGCACAGGCCTAACTGAGCCAGCGTATGGGCTGCTAACCAGGGAGAGCGCCGCGGTGTGGGCTTGCGACTTCTGCCTCAAGACAAAGGAGATTCAAGCTGTTTATGTGCGCCAGGGACTAGGACAGCTGGTGGCTGCAAATGATGGCTAA